CTCGCATACATTATAATCATCCCAGTGTGAGACGATCTTCGACATGCTCGATTTCATAGTTCAAAAATATAGCGATTACTGAATACCTTCCATCATGCCGTTAAATTTTATTCCCTTGACCGAAGCAGAGTTGATAAACGCTACTTTGGAGAACTTATAACTTCCATTCCTATCCCAAACCCCATTTCTTCCAGAACCATTAAGCTTTTGTAAAACCTTCCTTATGCCTGTGCATTAAAAATAGAAACCTGTAATTTCGAATTCCACGTTTGATTCCAAGTCATGAAGAAAATCACCATTTATTGCGGTTCCAGAAAAGGAGATAGTACGGTCTATGAATCAGGAGCTCGGGCATTGGCCCAGGAAATGGTGAAGCGAGATCACTCTTTGGTATATGGTGCTGGAAGAGTCGGGCTCATGGGGGTAATCGCTGATGAAATGCTGCAAGCAGGCCAGGAAGTATTGGGGATCATCCCTCAGAAACTAGTCGATCGGGAAGTGGCTCACACCGGCTGTACAGAACTGATCGTAGTGGAGACCATGCGTGACCGCAAGTGGCTGATGGCAGAGCGGGGCGATGGGTTTATAGCCATGCCCGGTGGCATTGGGACCCTAGAGGAGCTTTTTGAAATCATGACTTTGAACCAGCTCCATTACATCCAAAAGCCCTTGGGACTTTATAATATTGATGGCTATTACGATAAACTGATAGCGTTTTTGAACCATGCCATGGAGCAGGGATTTATGTATCCTGAGCAGGAGGAGCTACTCATCGTCTCTGACGATCCTTCTGATCTGCTGGACCAAATGGCAAAATATCAAGCCAAGAGGCCAGCAGACTGGTAAGATCAAAACTATCCTGGATGAGGCAGGTCTTTAGTCCTGTGCAACTAGCATCGACTTCGTACACCCAAGAATTATCACTATTTAAAATTATCCTAAAAAGATAATTCCTTATTTTTGCGGCAGAACGAGTCCAAAATGATCCAAAAGTTATTTCCACTTGATAAAAATTATATTCTCCGTCAAGCTCAATCTGAGCTGGAAGAGAAAATGATTGATCGAATGATATTCGAGTTGAAGAGATCGTATACCTTACTTTACAATCCCCTGCGCCTGATGGATCAGACTTTTGCGCAGATTTTGGACACGTATGAATTTCCCCGTGAGCGAGTTCGCTTAATCTACCGTCAACTTTGTGGGATTTACCGGTACAAGCACGGCGACAATCAGCTGGAGATGCTTTTTGATGGCAGAACGCATTTGGACAAGTTTAAAGAAGACTGGTCTGCTGCCTTTATTTCCTATGTTCAGGAATTGGGCATTTATGAGCAATATGTAAAAAGCATGCTACGAATGACCTTGCTTCACGATACAGAATCCAGAGCCGAATGGGCCGAAAATCACTGCAAAGCATTTATCAATCAACATTTCGAATGCAAAGTGGTAAAAAGACATGGGGAACTCAGACTAAAAGTCGGATAAACCGGAAATACCACCTTTACCTAGGAATACAAAAGCTCGTTGATTTCTCAACGAGCTTTTGTATTCCTACGCTCAGATCTCTGAGACTGATTGTTGCCTACTGTTTTCCGCCCCATTCGGTATGGAAAATCCCCTCTCTATCTGTTCGCTCATAAGTATGTGACCCGAAGTGGTCCCGCTGAGCCTGGATCAGATTAAGCGGAAGCTTAGTAGATGTATAGGCGTCGAAATAGCTTAAAGCACTGGAAAGCCCCGGAACAGGAATCCCGTTTTGTGCAGCATAAGCTACTACCTCACGCACTGCGGGCAAGGTCCCCTGTACTTTTGGTACAAATGATGGAGAAAGCAACAGATTAGGGATGGAGTTATCTGCAGTATAAGCCTCGGCGATGTCCGCTAAAAGTCCTGCACGGATAATACACCCTGCTCTCCAGATTTTGGCAATGGTAGCCATATCCAAGTCATATCCGTAATCCTTGGACGCATACATGAGCTGGTGCAATCCTTGGGCATAAGCTATGATAAAGGAGAAATATAATGCTTGTTCTGCCTGAGCGATCAGTTCCTCTTTCGGTTTATCAGTCACCTCAGGTCTGGAATAAAGCTTGTCAGCCTGGACCCGCTCATCTTTGAGTGCAGAAATCTCCCGCATACTCACTGCCATGTCAATCGTAGGCACAGGAATCCCCAAATCCATGGCATTTTGAGAAGTCCATTTACCCGTTCCTTTTTGCTTGGCTTTATCCAAAATCATATCTACCAAATCAGCAGCCGTCAACTCATCTTTCTGCGTGAAAATTTCTGCAGTAATTTCTACTAAAAATGACTGAAGCCTCCCTTCATTCCACTTGGAATAGACCTGATGAAGGGCTTCATTGGATAGGTCGCAAGATTTTTTCAGCAGGTCATAAATCTCCGAAGTCAATTGCATCATGGCGTACTCAATGCCATTGTGCACCATCTTCACGTAGTTTCCGGCTGATTTAGGGCCTAAATATGCCACACAAGGCTCCCCTTTATATTTGGCAGAAACCGCCTCAAAAATCGGTCTTACGTGCTCATAGGCAGCTTTGTCTCCACCTGGCATGATACTCGGTCCTTTTCTGGCTCCTTCTGCTCCTCCGGAAACTCCGGATCCGAAAAAGTGTATCCCTTTCTCCTTAAGATATGCTTCTCGTCGGTCGGTATCGGTAAAGAATGAATTTCCACCATCTATGATAATATCCTCTTTGTCCAGGTATGGCAAAAGGCTTTCTATGGCCTGATCTACAATTTTGCCTGCCGGTACCAGCAGCATGATTTTGCGGGGCAAAGTAAGGGAATCCACAAAAGTCCGGATCTCTGTGGATGCACTCACTTTATCCAAATCCCCTCCTTCAGTTTTCAGCGCTTCCACCTTTTCAGGATCCAGATCATAGCCAAAAGCCTTGAAATTGTTATCCGCAACATTCAAAATAAAATTTCGCCCCATTACACCGAGGCCGACTAATCCAAAATCATAATTCCTGTTGTCCATCTTTAAATATTGTTGTTTATCTGATTTGCATCTAGCCCATTTCTACAAAGGGTTAGAAATAAATATGCGTTATTTTTACCAGCATGAAGCCCGAAATTAATGGATTGAATGTTGGCTTTCTAGTAAGATTGATAAATTTGTGCCTGCCCGATCTAGGGTTTTGCTATAAAAAATATAAAAATACGCCCTAACTGATGAAAAAAACACAAAACCAGATGCTGATAATTTTTGGTGCATCAGGTGATTTGACAGCAAGGAAACTAGTCCCTGCCCTATATAATCTGTACAAAGGAAAGCATCTACCGGAAAATTTTGTGGTTTTGGGTGCCAGCCGAAGCAACTTGACCGATGCCGAATTCCGCCAAAGAGTGGTTCAGGAAAGTAAATTTTTAGCTGAAAAAATCAGTAAAGAAGAGAAGTCCTTCATTGAAACATTTGCTGATAAGCTATTTTACGAAGACCTAGGTGACAATTACGACAGTAACTATACTGGCCTCGCCAAAAGAATCCAGGCGTTGAATCAAGAAAGGGGATGTGATGAAAATTTCATATTCTACCTCTCCACTCCGCCCAGTCTTTACGAAGTCATTGCCAAAAACCTTTTTGAAGCAGGACTGACCAAGGAGGATAACGGATGGAAACGTATCATTGTGGAGAAGCCTTTCGGCTACAGCTTGGCTACCGCCAAAGAACTGAACGAAGGTTTGCACAAATATTTTAACGAGCCACAGGTTTACAGAATTGATCATTACCTCGGCAAAGAAACGGTCCAGAACCTACTCGTGACACGTTTTTCCAATTCAATATTTGAACCTACCTGGAATCGCCGATACATCCATCATGTGGAAATCACCAATGCGGAAACTGTAGGCGTGGAGAAACGAGGCGGCTACTATGACAAGTCGGGCGCACTTCGTGACATGTTCCAAAGTCACTTGCTCCAGGTAGTTTCCCTGATCGTGATGGAGCCACCGATCAATAGCAGCGCGGAGGAAATCCGCGACGAAAAGGTGAAAGCACTGAAGTCTCTCAGAATCATGAGCAGCGATGAGGAGCTGGCCACACACACTATGAAAGGTCAATATGTAGCCTCCACCATCAACGGAAAGAAGGTGAAAGGATATAGAGAAGAAGATGGAGTTGATCCTGACTCAAAGACAGAAACCTATGCGGCTGTGAAGTTTTTTGTAGACAACTGGAGATGGAAAGATGTTCCATTCTATGTCAGAACAGCCAAATACATGCCTACCAAAGTGACCGAAGTGGTAATCCACTTTAAGTCTCCTGCACATGAGGTATTTAAAAGTCAGGACGTCTACCGCAAAGACAACAAACTGATCATCAGAATCCAGCCGGACGAAGGAATTTTGATGAAATTCGGTGTGAAAGTTCCTGGGCTAGGGTTCCATGTAGAGCAGGCCAATTTGGATTTTTACTACTCAGACCTAGATTCGGCAGAGATCATGGATGCCTACGAAAGGTTACTTTTGGATGCTATGCAGGGTGATGCCACCCTGTATGCCAGAGCAGATGAGGTGGAAGCCGCATGGAAATTTGTGGATCCGATTTTGAAATACTGGGAAAATGAAGATGTCCCTACCTACGGCTATGCTGCGGGCACCTGGGGGCCTAGAAATTCAGACGATATGTTTGAAGGACACTTTGGCTGGAGAAATCCCGGAAATCGCCTGACTGACGAAACTGGATTCTGTATTCTTTAATTCCTCCCTTTTGACAAACAACCTATGAAACTAAAAATAGCAGATAGCAAAGAGCAAGTAGCCAAAGAGTTTTCGGAATACTTCAAAGACCTAGTCTCTGGAGATGACACTACCCATGTGGCGCTTTCCGGAGGAAGTACGCCAAAAATCGTGTTCGACTACCTGGCCAGTACATTTGGGAATGAAATCGACTGGTCGAAAATCAAGTTTTACTGGGGAGATGAGCGATGTGTCCCTCCTACAGACCCGGATAGCAACTACAAAATGACAGTTGACCATCTGTTGTCAAAAATTGACATTCCATCTTTTAATGTATTCAGGGTTTTGGGCGAAAACGAGCCTGAAGGAGAAGCAGAACGCTACAGTCAGGTTTTGGACACAGAACTTCCAAAGGAAAACAGCATGCCTCAGTTTGATCTGGTGATGCTGGGAATGGGCGATGACGGACATACCGTATCGATTTTTCCTGATTCCATTGCGCTTTGGGACGCAAGCGAAAACTGCGTAGTAGCCACCCATCCGGACTCAGGTCAAAAACGAGTGACGCTAACTGGAAAAATCGTGAACAATGCCAAGTCAGTTGCCTTCTTGGTGACAGGCGCTGGCAAGGCAGAAAAAGTACAGGAAATTCTCAAGAAGCAAAAGAACTTTGAGCTGTATCCAGCTAGTCTGGTTCATCCCACAGATGGGGAACTGACCTGGTTTATGGATAAGGACGCGGCTAAAGGCATCAGCTGAAAAGTCAAGTTTAATGTAAAAAAGCGACTGAGATCTGATTTCAGTCGCTTTTTAATTTCAGTTGAGTTAAATCCCTTCAAACAATCCCCCCATCCCAAGATTAGGCTTGATCTTTAGGTGATTGTAGGCCAGCTCAGTAGCCATTCTTCCGCGAGCAGTTCTTTTCAGATAGCCTTCTTGGATCAAGAATGGTTCATACACTTCCTCAATTGTCTCTGCCTCTTCTCCGCAAGCAGTAGCAATAGTACTCAATCCTACGGGGCCACCTTTGAACTTTTCAATAATGGTCAACAGGATCCTATTATCCATTTCATCCAGCCCATTTACATCTACATCCAGCGCATCCAAAGCAATCTTGGAAATCTCAAGCGTGATCTTCCCATTTCCTTTGACCTCTGCAAAATCCCGGGTTCTACGAAGTAGCATATTCGCAATTCGTGGAGTACCTCTGCTCCTTCTGGCGATTTCATAGGCTGCGAATTCATCGATCGGAGTCTGCAAAATCCCCGCAGATCTACTCACGATATCTGTGAGCAACTTCGCATCGTAATATTCTAATCGAGAATTGATGCCAAATCTAGCCCGTAGCGGAGATGTCAGCAACCCAGATCTGGTGGTGGCACCGATGAGTGTAAAAGGGCTCAGGGAGATTTGTACCGACCGGGCATTGGGCCCCGAATCCAGCATGATGTCAATCCGAAAATCCTCCATGGCAGAGTAAAGGTATTCCTCCACGATGGGATTGAGGCGATGAATCTCATCAATAAACAATACGTCTCCCTCCTCCAGATTGGTAAGCAAACCCGCCAAATCAGAGGGCTTATCCAGCACAGGACCAGAGGTAATTTTGATCCCAGCTTGCAGTTCATTGGCAATGATATGACTGAGTGTGGTCTTGCCCAGTCCCGGAGGCCCATGTAGCAGTACATGGTCCAAAGGCTCATTTCTACGCTTTGCGGCCAGCACAAAAACCCGTAGATTCTCTACGATTTTATACTGCCCGGTAAAGTCTTCAAAACTCAAAGGGCGCAAAGCCCTTTCGAAATCTCTATCCTGAGGACTTAGGCTTTCATCCTCTCCGTTTAAATAATCTTCTCTCATAATTAATCCGTACGCTCACAAATATAGAAAAATACGAATGCCTTCTTCCGCATTTTTGAATCCCTGACATCCCTTCGAAACTGAAAAATAAGCCTTAAATTCGCCCCCAAATTCTACAGATCATGCGCCGAAATGCCCGGAAAAACATCATATACTCCATAGTCCTGCTCACTGCCATCATGGTAGTTTATCTTTGGAGAAATAGAGATCAAACAGAGATTACCCTCACGGAAACTGATGTAGTAGCGGGTAAAATCTCACTTTCCGGTCCCACTATGGGCACCACCTATCACATTACCTACCTGGACGCAGACAGTCGGGACTTGCAGCCATCTATTGATTCTCTTTTGGTGGTTTTCAACCAAAGTCTTTCTACCTACATCCCGGATTCTGAGCTGAGCAAATTCAACCAAGGAGATACGCTAGACTTTAATCTTCCTTATTTGTTACCAGTCTTGGAGACCTCCAAAACAGTCTATGAAAAAACAGACGGGGCATTTGATCCTACTGTAGGGCCCTTGGTGAATATTTGGGGTTTTGGTCCCACAGGACCAGAGCTCAAAGACAGTGTGGACATCAAACTTCTGCTGAACACCGTGGGTTTTGACAAGGTGGAGTTTGATCAAAATCAGCTTCGCAAAAAAGTACCAGGCATCTACCTCGATTTTTCTGCCATCGCCAAAGGCTATGGATCAGATGTAGTGGCTGAGTTTCTGAAAAGTAAGGGTATCTCCAATTACCTGGTGGAAATAGGAGGAGAACTGGTAGCCCATGGGGTAAACGAAAAAGGGGAACTGTGGAAAGTTGGCGTCAATCGGCCAGAGGAATCTGCAAATGCCGCAGACCTGATCAGTATCATTGCCCTACAAGATCGCGGGATGGCTACTTCTGGAAACTACCGAAACTTCTATGTACGCGATTCGGTAAAAATCTCCCATACCATCAATCCTGCCACCGGCTACCCGGTCAATCACACACTGCTATCAGCCACCGTACTGGCGGAAAACTGCATGAGTGCTGATGCTTATGCCACTGCTATGATGGTCATGGGAAAGGAAAAAGCCTTGGCTCTTGATTCTGCAGTTAGTGAGATCGATGTGTTTTTAATTTTTGATGACGGCAATGGTGGTTTTAAAACCTTTGCAAGTGAAGGCCTTAAGCCATTCCTTTCTTTTCCTCAGGAAAATTAAATTCAAATGCAACATTATTGAATTTTATTACCTTTGCCGGAGTTATAGCTTTCTCCTCATCATTCGGAGGAAAGAAATGTAACGCAGACCGATGGAAATAAAATTTTTGCTTCTTTTTCTCACAGCCATGATCGCGGGATCCATGGTTTATTTTGCACCTAATTTCAGGGAAAAATATTTTCGATTGGTTCTGGTCTTTGCGGGGTCATACCTTTTCTCCATTACTATACTTCACATACTCCCGGAATTGTTTGACAGCGGGTTTGACAGCAAAAGAATGGGCTTGTACATTCTTATCGGCTTTCTCCTGCAGCAATTGCTCGAATTCTGGTCCAGCGGAATAGAGCATGGGCATATTCATACGCACGAGCACCATGGTAGCAAGGCCATGTTAACGGTCATGGTAGGCCTGTTTATTCATGCCTTTCTGGAAGGAACCCTGCTTTCGCACGGAGACCTCATGGATGAAGGCGAGCATGTGCTCGGTCATGTCCATAACAGTAAGACCGTTTTGCTGGGAATCATCTTACACAAGGGGCCGGCGGCTTTTGCGCTTGCCGCAGTACTGTCCAGTACTTTGAGTAAGAAATCCACGCTTATACTCTTGACTCTTTTTGCACTGGCATCACCTCTGGGTATGATGTCCAGCTCATTTTTATATGAAAGCCAGATTCTGAGCAAGCAAGGAATAGGCATGCTGTATGGTTTAGTGGCAGGCGGATTCTTACATATTTCTACTACCATCTTTTTTGAAAGCAGTCCACATCACAAATTCCAGCTGAACAAACTTCTGGTGAGTTTCCTTGCCGCGGGTCTGGCAATCCTCTCTGAGTTTTTCATTCATTAAGCGAAGCCAGCCAATACGGAAACTTAGGCGATTAGGCCCATTTTCCATAGAATCTCAGGCAATTCATTGACCTTACGTTAAATTTTCAGTTTTTTCACAGCAATCAGCTTGCATTCCTATGGAAGCATTCGCTAGCTTATGGGCTGAATTTAATTTCTCAGCCTAAACCCCAAAATATGCCTGCTCAAAATGAAAAAATGAAAGCCTATTGGCGCAAAAATCTCCAAACACTCTTCGTCCTACTGCTAGTATGGTTTGTGGTCTCCTTCGGTTTTGGGATACTTCTGGTGGATCAGCTGAATGAGATCCGATTAGGCGGATTCAAACTGGGATTTTGGTTTGCGCAGCAAGGCTCGATTTACGCATTTGTAGTCTTGATTTTTGTCTATGTGGCAAGGATGAACAGCTTGGACAGGGAATTTGATGTGGACGAAGAATAACTTTTTAAGCTAAAAAACTATGGAAATCTTAACCTGGACCTACCTGCTGGTAGGGATTACTTTCGCCATCTATATCGGAATTGCCATCTGGTCACGCGCCGGATCTACCAAGGAATTTTACGTAGCCGGAGGCGGAGTTTCTCCTCTAGCCAATGGCATGGCTACAGCCGCTGACTGGATGTCTGCTGCCTCTTTTATCTCCATGGCCGGTATTATTTCATTTGCAGGCTATGACGGGTCTGTGTATCTCATGGGCTGGACCGGAGGATATGTATTGCTCGCACTGCTTTTGGCTCCATACTTGAGAAAATTCGGAAAATTCACGGTTCCTGACTTCGTAGGCGATCGGTACTATTCCAAAACTGCCAAAGTCGTGGCGGTGATCTGCGCCTTGTTTATCTCCTTTACTTATGTAGCCGGGCAAATGCGGGGTGTAGGAATAGTCTTTTCAAGATACCTGGAAGTACCCATAGAGTGGGGCGTGGTGATCGGAATGTGTATCGTGTTTTTCTACGCCGTTTTAGGTGGAATGAAAGGCATCACTTACACCCAGGTAGCCCAATATTGCGTGTTGATTTTTGCATACATGGTTCCGGCTATTTTCATTTCCATGCAGTTAACCGGAAACCCAATACCTCAATTGGGTCTGGGAGGATCAGTAGCAGATGGCACCCCTCTGTTGGATAAGCTGGATGGAGTTCTGACGGAACTTGGTTTTGCAGCATATACCTCGGGAAGAAAAAGCATCACCGACATGTTTATGATCACCCTGGCCTTGATGGTCGGCACGGCAGGACTTCCACATGTGATTGTTCGTTTTTTTACAGTTCCAAGGGTAAAAGACGCAAGAATCTCCGCTGGCTATGCGCTGGTATTTATTGCTATTTTATATACTACAGCTCCGGCAATCGCCGCATTCGGGATCTATAACACCATTGACAGCACTTCTGAGAAAAGCATTTCCCAGCTGCCCGAATGGATCAGTACCTGGCAAAAAACCGATCTGATCAAAGTGGATGATAAAAATGGGGATGGTAAGATCCAATATGTGGCCGATCAGACAGCCAATGAATTGAGCATAGATCGGGACATTATGGTTTTGGCAAGCCCGGAAATTGCAGAGTTGCCCAATTGGGTGGTAGGACTAGTGGCAGCTGGAGCGATGGCAGCCGCACTTTCTACCGCAGCAGGTTTGCTATTAGTAATTTCCACTTCAGTATCCCGAGATCTTTTCAAAACATTTAAACCGGAAATTTCGGAGAAAAAGGAACTGAGAATAGCTCGCCTGGCAGCAGCCGGAGCAGTTTTGCTGGCAGGATATTTCGGAGTAAATCCTCCCGGCTTTGTGGCGCAGGTGGTTGCATTTGCTTTTGGTCTGGCAGCGGCTTCCTTTTTCCCGGTCATTATCATGGGGATTTTCTCATCTAGAATCAATAAAGAAGGCGCCATTTCGGGGATGATTACCGGCTTGGTATTTACGATTGGCTACATCATCTTTTTCAAATTTATCAGTCCTGAAACAAACACAGCGGATAATTGGTGGTTTGGAGTATCACCAGAGGGAATCGGCTCCATAGGAATGATATTAAATTTCATCGTTTGTGTGCTAGTTTCCAGATTCACCCCAGCACCTCCACAGGATGTGCAGGACATGGTACAGGAAATAAGAATACCGCGTGGTGCTGGTAAAGCTCAGGATCATTAAATTAGAGCTTCATTTACCCAAAATTGAATACAATAAACCAAGATTACCATGAGTGATAGAATACATACCCTCAGCGGGTACCTTTACGAATACCAAAAAAGTGTAACTCAGCCAGAAGAGTTTTGGGCTAGAATTGCAGATTCATTTCACTGGAGAAAGCGCTGGTCCAAGGTTTTGAAATGGAATTTCGAGGAGCCGGATGTAAAATGGTTTGTAGATGCTAAACTGAACATTACCGAAAATATTTTTGAGCGTCATCTATTCACCATAGGTGACAGGCCAGCTATTATCTGGGAAGCCAATGATCCCAATGAAGCAGGAAGAACCTTGACATACAAAGAGCTTTTTCATGAAGTAAACCGCTTCGCAAATGCGCTCAAAAGCAAAGGAATAGGCAAAGGAGATAAAGTTATTATCTACATGCCCATGGTGCCTGAAGCGGCGATTGCCATGCTTGCCTGCGCTAGAATCGGTGCGATCCACTCTGTAGTTTTCGCAGGTTTTTCCAGCTCTGCCCTTGCCGATAGGGTCAATGACTGCGGGGCCAAAGCGATTTTGACAGCTGACGGAAATTTCCGTGGAAGCAAAAAAATAGCAGTGAAAGCAGTGGTAGATGAGGCTTTGGAAAAAAGCGAAGTGGAAACTGTCATCGTCTATGAACGCACCCAGCAGGAAGTGAGCATGAAAGAAGGCCGGGATTTCTGGTGGCATGAGGTAATAGCTGAAGAATCACAGGAATGTGCTCCCGAAGAAATGGACAGCGAGGATATGCTTTTCATTCTTTACACCTCAGGCTCCACCGGCAAACCAAAAGGTGTGGTCCATACCACCGGAGGATACATGGTCTATTCCCAGTACTCCTTTGACAATGTGTTCCAATATTCTGAAGGTGATGTGTACTGGTGTACTGCGGACGTGGGCTGGATCACCGGTCACTCTTATATCGTTTACGGACCACTGTTGGCTGGAGCTACTACCCTGATGTTCGAAGGTGTGCCTACTTTCCCTGACGCAGGACGCTTCTGGCAAGTGGTAGAAAAGCACCAGGTGAACGTCTTCTACACCGCACCTACGGCAATCCGGGCACTGCAAGCTTATGGCACTGAGCCTATACAGAAATATGATCTAAGTTCTTTGAAAGTATTGGGCTCTGTAGGAGAACCCATCAACGAAGAAGCATGGCACTGGTACCATACTCATATTGGCAAGGGTAAGTGCCCCATCGTGGATACCTGGTGGCAGACCGAGACGGGTGGAATTATGGTTTCGCCTATTGCCGGTATCACTCCCACCAAGCCTGCATTTGCGACTTTACCCCTCCCCGGAGTGCAGCTGTGCATCGTAGACCCAGAAGGAAATGAACTCACCGGAAATTCGGTAGAAGGAAACCTCTGCATCAAGTTCCCTTGGCCAGGTATGATCCGTACCACCTACGGAGACCATGAGCGCTGCAAACAAACCTACTTCTCTACCTATAAGGGGATGTACTTTACAGGCGATGGAGTGAAGCGTGATCATGATGGATATTACAGAATTCTGGGTCGTGTGGATGATGTCATCAACGTCTCTGGCCACAGAATGGGAACTGCCGAAGTCGAAAATGCGATCAATGAACACCCGAAAGTAATAGAATCCGCAGTAGTCGGATATCCTCACGAGGTCAAAGGTCAGGGAATTTACGCCTATGTAATCGCCGATCTTACCAATAGAACTGAGGATAACTTGATGAATGAGATCAAAGAAATGATTTCCAAAATCATTGGTCCAATCGCCAAACCAGACAAAATCCAGTTTGTGCCGGGACTGCCAAAAACCAGATCAGGAAAAATCATGCGTAGAATACTCAGAAAAGTAGCAGAAGGATCTCTGGACAACATGGGTGATACCAGCACCCTGCTTGACCCAGATGTGGTGACCAAGATCATCGAAGGCAAAAAATAACTAATCAGCCAAGATCCAGGATTGAATCGGGATCTTGGCTCTTTTCTAATCCTTTGGAGTAGAGTCCTCCTCTTCTTCATCCATCTGTATAGAAGAAACTATGGTGTCCGCCGAATCCATTTCCTGCTTATAAAAATTATGAACGCCCACCATAAAAGCTACAATCAACGCCCATAGTATCCGCCTGCAATACCGATATAATTGAGAAG
This genomic window from Algoriphagus sp. TR-M9 contains:
- a CDS encoding sodium:solute symporter family protein; translated protein: MEILTWTYLLVGITFAIYIGIAIWSRAGSTKEFYVAGGGVSPLANGMATAADWMSAASFISMAGIISFAGYDGSVYLMGWTGGYVLLALLLAPYLRKFGKFTVPDFVGDRYYSKTAKVVAVICALFISFTYVAGQMRGVGIVFSRYLEVPIEWGVVIGMCIVFFYAVLGGMKGITYTQVAQYCVLIFAYMVPAIFISMQLTGNPIPQLGLGGSVADGTPLLDKLDGVLTELGFAAYTSGRKSITDMFMITLALMVGTAGLPHVIVRFFTVPRVKDARISAGYALVFIAILYTTAPAIAAFGIYNTIDSTSEKSISQLPEWISTWQKTDLIKVDDKNGDGKIQYVADQTANELSIDRDIMVLASPEIAELPNWVVGLVAAGAMAAALSTAAGLLLVISTSVSRDLFKTFKPEISEKKELRIARLAAAGAVLLAGYFGVNPPGFVAQVVAFAFGLAAASFFPVIIMGIFSSRINKEGAISGMITGLVFTIGYIIFFKFISPETNTADNWWFGVSPEGIGSIGMILNFIVCVLVSRFTPAPPQDVQDMVQEIRIPRGAGKAQDH
- the acs gene encoding acetate--CoA ligase — encoded protein: MSDRIHTLSGYLYEYQKSVTQPEEFWARIADSFHWRKRWSKVLKWNFEEPDVKWFVDAKLNITENIFERHLFTIGDRPAIIWEANDPNEAGRTLTYKELFHEVNRFANALKSKGIGKGDKVIIYMPMVPEAAIAMLACARIGAIHSVVFAGFSSSALADRVNDCGAKAILTADGNFRGSKKIAVKAVVDEALEKSEVETVIVYERTQQEVSMKEGRDFWWHEVIAEESQECAPEEMDSEDMLFILYTSGSTGKPKGVVHTTGGYMVYSQYSFDNVFQYSEGDVYWCTADVGWITGHSYIVYGPLLAGATTLMFEGVPTFPDAGRFWQVVEKHQVNVFYTAPTAIRALQAYGTEPIQKYDLSSLKVLGSVGEPINEEAWHWYHTHIGKGKCPIVDTWWQTETGGIMVSPIAGITPTKPAFATLPLPGVQLCIVDPEGNELTGNSVEGNLCIKFPWPGMIRTTYGDHERCKQTYFSTYKGMYFTGDGVKRDHDGYYRILGRVDDVINVSGHRMGTAEVENAINEHPKVIESAVVGYPHEVKGQGIYAYVIADLTNRTEDNLMNEIKEMISKIIGPIAKPDKIQFVPGLPKTRSGKIMRRILRKVAEGSLDNMGDTSTLLDPDVVTKIIEGKK